A window from Leptothermofonsia sichuanensis E412 encodes these proteins:
- a CDS encoding ABC transporter ATP-binding protein, with product MTPSSLVESEPGDRPVLEAKELTRRFGGLIAVNNVSLTVHTGEIFGLIGPNGAGKTTFFNLVTGLIPPSSGQLLHQGENISRLRPCQIASRGIARTFQNIRLFGNLAAIENVMIAQHVHTQSGVLTGVLGLPPAPQEEKLIRQKAMDLLELVGLGDRAHETAVNFSYGDQRRLEIARALALDPQVLLLDEPAAGMNPNEKHQLSEFIRMIRNQFNLTVLLIEHHVPLVMGLCDRIAVLDFGQMIALGDPACVRNDPAVIEAYLGVE from the coding sequence ATGACTCCGTCCTCCCTGGTTGAATCTGAACCTGGCGATCGCCCCGTTCTGGAGGCGAAGGAGCTGACCCGGCGCTTTGGTGGACTGATCGCGGTAAACAACGTTTCCCTGACAGTCCACACAGGAGAAATTTTTGGCTTAATTGGTCCCAATGGAGCGGGGAAAACAACCTTTTTCAATCTGGTCACGGGTCTGATCCCACCCAGTAGTGGACAACTGCTGCACCAGGGAGAAAATATCTCCCGGTTGCGTCCTTGCCAGATTGCCAGCCGGGGCATTGCTCGCACCTTTCAGAACATCCGCCTGTTTGGCAATCTGGCAGCGATAGAGAATGTCATGATTGCCCAACATGTGCACACTCAAAGTGGCGTACTGACTGGAGTCCTGGGGCTACCGCCAGCTCCCCAGGAAGAGAAACTAATTCGGCAGAAGGCAATGGACCTGCTAGAACTAGTTGGGTTGGGCGATCGCGCCCACGAAACTGCCGTCAACTTCTCCTATGGGGACCAGCGCCGGCTTGAGATTGCCCGCGCCCTGGCACTGGATCCCCAGGTCCTGTTGCTGGATGAACCGGCAGCAGGCATGAATCCCAACGAAAAGCACCAGTTGAGTGAGTTTATTCGCATGATTCGGAACCAGTTCAACTTAACGGTGCTATTGATTGAGCATCATGTCCCCCTGGTGATGGGACTGTGCGATCGCATCGCTGTTCTCGACTTTGGACAGATGATTGCGTTGGGCGATCCAGCCTGTGTCAGAAATGATCCGGCTGTCATTGAGGCATACCTGGGAGTGGAGTGA
- a CDS encoding ABC transporter ATP-binding protein, with product MPDALPLLEISQLSVNYGGIQAVQSIDLVIHPGEVITLIGANGAGKSTTLRAISRIINIREGQIRYGGQDITRKQAHQVVQLGIAHSPEGRRVLSRQTVLDNLELGAYTRSDRLGIKTDIEYQFCTFPRLAERRHQLAGTLSGGEQQMLAIARALMSRPKLLLLDEPSLGLAPAIVREIFSIIQNLRTTGVTILLVEQNAHLALQHADRGYVLEAGRITLSGKAADLLEDERVKQAYLG from the coding sequence ATGCCAGACGCTTTGCCATTGCTTGAAATCAGTCAACTCAGTGTTAATTACGGTGGCATTCAGGCAGTACAGTCTATCGATCTGGTCATTCATCCCGGTGAAGTGATTACCTTAATTGGAGCAAACGGTGCCGGGAAAAGTACGACCCTGCGTGCAATCTCTCGCATTATCAATATCCGAGAGGGGCAGATTCGCTATGGTGGGCAGGATATTACCCGTAAACAGGCGCACCAGGTGGTGCAACTGGGAATTGCCCACAGCCCTGAGGGGCGACGGGTTTTGTCTCGCCAAACAGTGCTGGATAATTTAGAACTGGGTGCCTACACTCGTTCCGATCGCCTCGGTATCAAAACAGACATTGAATACCAATTCTGCACCTTTCCCCGACTCGCAGAACGACGACATCAGTTAGCAGGTACCCTCAGCGGCGGCGAACAGCAAATGCTGGCGATCGCCCGTGCCCTCATGAGTCGCCCTAAACTGCTGCTCCTGGATGAACCCAGTCTGGGGCTGGCTCCGGCGATCGTCCGGGAAATTTTCTCGATCATTCAAAACCTGCGCACCACCGGCGTCACCATTCTGCTGGTTGAACAGAATGCCCACCTTGCCCTGCAACATGCTGACCGGGGATACGTTCTGGAAGCTGGCCGTATTACCCTGTCGGGCAAGGCTGCTGACTTACTGGAGGACGAACGGGTGAAGCAGGCGTATCTGGGCTGA